Proteins co-encoded in one Acidobacteriota bacterium genomic window:
- a CDS encoding alginate lyase family protein: MSAEIRNHTAQLLSRREFCTWGGGAVASLLTRSLWAAPAKGGYLLVASTDRERIMKAADGYLSAAPLTVTASHSERSPGSPHDYYSEGDYWWPDPKNPGGPYIRRDGESNPANFNGHREAMVRLSLIVPALTAAWLLTRQKKYSDHADHHLRAWFVDSATKMNPNLEHAQAIFGVNKGRGIGIIDTLHLVEVARAATLLGNASALKTSGEVRRWFAEYLEWMRTSKNGQEERGAKNNHGTCWVLQAAEFARFTGNDDVVAWCRDRFRTTLVPSQIAPDGSLPLELARTKPYSYSLFDMDVLCCLAQSASTPQEDLWAFATPDGRSLRKMMEFMVPFIDDKSKWPFEHDVEHWDDFPVRNPALLFAGIAYDQPGYLTVWKRLNPDPTVPEVIRNFPVRQPILWVS, encoded by the coding sequence ATGAGTGCCGAGATCAGGAACCACACCGCACAATTACTCTCGCGGAGAGAGTTTTGCACATGGGGTGGCGGAGCCGTTGCCAGCCTCCTTACGCGCAGTCTTTGGGCCGCTCCCGCAAAGGGAGGCTACCTGCTCGTCGCCTCCACCGACCGCGAACGCATCATGAAGGCGGCGGACGGCTATCTCTCCGCCGCCCCCCTCACCGTGACCGCATCGCACAGCGAACGCAGCCCTGGCAGCCCGCACGACTACTACTCCGAGGGCGACTACTGGTGGCCCGATCCAAAGAACCCCGGCGGCCCCTACATCCGCCGCGACGGCGAGTCCAACCCCGCGAACTTCAACGGGCATCGCGAGGCCATGGTCCGTCTCAGTCTCATCGTGCCCGCGCTCACCGCCGCGTGGCTGCTTACGCGCCAGAAGAAGTACTCCGACCATGCAGACCATCACCTTCGCGCGTGGTTCGTCGACTCCGCCACGAAGATGAACCCGAACCTCGAACATGCGCAGGCGATCTTCGGTGTCAACAAGGGCCGCGGCATCGGCATCATCGACACGCTGCATCTGGTCGAAGTTGCGCGCGCCGCAACGCTGCTGGGCAACGCCAGCGCGCTCAAGACCAGCGGCGAGGTCCGGCGCTGGTTCGCCGAATACCTGGAATGGATGCGCACCTCAAAGAACGGCCAGGAGGAGCGCGGCGCGAAGAACAACCACGGCACCTGCTGGGTGCTCCAGGCCGCGGAGTTTGCCCGCTTCACCGGCAACGATGATGTCGTCGCATGGTGCCGCGACCGCTTCCGCACCACACTGGTCCCCAGCCAGATCGCCCCCGACGGCAGCCTTCCGCTGGAACTGGCCCGCACCAAACCCTACAGCTACTCCCTCTTCGACATGGACGTGCTCTGCTGCCTTGCGCAAAGCGCGTCCACACCGCAAGAAGATCTCTGGGCCTTCGCCACACCCGATGGGCGAAGCCTCAGGAAGATGATGGAATTCATGGTTCCGTTCATCGACGACAAGAGCAAGTGGCCCTTCGAGCACGACGTCGAACATTGGGATGACTTCCCCGTTCGCAATCCTGCGCTTCTCTTCGCGGGTATCGCCTACGATCAACCTGGCTATCTCACCGTTTGGAAAAGGCTCAATCCTGATCCAACGGTCCCTGAGGTCATTCGCAACTTCCCTGTCCGCCAGCCAATCCTCTGGGTATCATGA
- a CDS encoding glycoside hydrolase family 88 protein, which yields MAAAQASSAAASKPVPDSKASGDAPDDPGPLATDISAELKPAAIQHVVKKVAAWQVKVAEPTFNRLWTYAAMYDGLLAASKATGDPAFRDAVLKFSEQEKWELLDYRFPHADDEAMGKAYMDLYLGDPKGARKPVRMANTKEIMDRLVIRPDDPKKLVWWWCDALYMAPPVLARMYAATGDKKYLDYMDHEWWLTSATLYNQTDHLYFRDERYLTQKQANGKNLYWSRGNGWVLGGLVKVLEIMPKNYPTRAKYVEQFKQMAEEVKSIQGEDGLWRSGLLDPGAYELPEVSGSAFFTYAIAYGINEHILDRKTYLPVVEKSWAGMLKHVYADGRLGSIQPVDAQPGKFKPSSSHVYGVGGFLMAGYEMNRLAGGKK from the coding sequence ATGGCCGCAGCGCAGGCTTCCTCCGCGGCGGCGAGTAAGCCTGTGCCTGATTCGAAGGCTTCGGGTGACGCACCGGACGATCCAGGCCCACTGGCGACCGATATTTCGGCGGAGCTGAAGCCAGCGGCAATTCAGCACGTTGTCAAAAAAGTGGCGGCGTGGCAGGTGAAGGTTGCCGAGCCGACGTTCAATCGGCTGTGGACGTATGCTGCCATGTACGACGGTTTGCTTGCAGCCTCGAAGGCAACGGGAGACCCGGCATTTCGCGATGCCGTGCTGAAGTTCTCCGAGCAGGAGAAGTGGGAGCTGCTCGATTACCGCTTTCCGCATGCTGACGATGAGGCGATGGGCAAGGCGTACATGGACCTCTACCTGGGTGATCCGAAGGGAGCGCGCAAACCGGTACGCATGGCGAACACGAAGGAGATTATGGATCGTCTGGTAATCCGTCCGGACGACCCCAAAAAGCTGGTGTGGTGGTGGTGCGATGCGCTTTACATGGCCCCTCCTGTGCTTGCGCGCATGTATGCCGCCACGGGCGACAAAAAGTATCTCGACTATATGGACCACGAGTGGTGGCTTACGTCCGCGACACTTTACAACCAGACGGACCATCTCTACTTCCGCGACGAACGTTATTTGACGCAGAAGCAGGCCAACGGGAAGAACCTATATTGGTCGCGCGGCAACGGGTGGGTCCTGGGCGGTCTGGTGAAGGTATTGGAGATTATGCCGAAGAACTATCCGACCCGTGCGAAGTACGTGGAGCAGTTCAAGCAGATGGCTGAAGAGGTGAAGTCGATCCAGGGGGAGGACGGGTTGTGGCGGTCCGGTCTGCTCGATCCGGGTGCGTATGAACTGCCGGAGGTTTCGGGCTCGGCGTTCTTTACCTATGCCATCGCATACGGCATCAATGAGCACATTCTCGATCGTAAGACGTATCTTCCGGTCGTGGAGAAGTCATGGGCTGGGATGCTGAAGCATGTTTATGCCGACGGACGCCTGGGTTCGATTCAGCCGGTGGATGCGCAGCCAGGAAAGTTCAAGCCTTCGTCGAGCCATGTGTACGGCGTTGGCGGCTTCCTGATGGCGGGATATGAGATGAACCGGCTTGCAGGCGGTAAGAAGTAG
- a CDS encoding ROK family transcriptional regulator — translation MPTPPTHAFTFTRKLSASNKTPRQINRNLVFNLIRTRQPISRADLARISGLQRSTISLIVEDLIKERWVLDGSTGRLPRGRHPTFLELNQQRAVIALDIHPSQTTVAVTDLGGKIVAQNVVALPIDPKKAIASIVAAIHKLIANHSDKSFDGVGISLPGRADPQLEKPIFAPNLNWPVQSIKSKIHRSTGLRVEMDNVANACALSEVWFGDSDGLQDLVVVNVSEGIGTGIFSNGRLLRGSNGMAGEFGHIEMERDGLLCGCGGHGCWETVASNRAGLRYYQEMSGRRAPASFAALVKLAQAEDPDAVKALEKMSVFLGRGLRMIASALAPSEIVIVGDITAAWHVFGPKIEAELKQNAFSKAPRLRPSFEGNTARLRSAVALVMNQGLA, via the coding sequence ATGCCAACTCCTCCCACACATGCTTTTACCTTTACGCGAAAGCTCAGCGCGTCGAACAAGACTCCGCGGCAGATCAACCGGAACCTTGTCTTCAATCTAATCCGGACGCGCCAGCCAATCTCGCGCGCCGACTTGGCCCGTATTTCGGGTTTGCAGCGCAGCACGATTTCGCTGATCGTCGAGGACCTGATCAAGGAACGATGGGTACTGGACGGATCGACGGGAAGATTGCCGCGCGGAAGGCACCCGACTTTTCTGGAGTTGAATCAGCAACGCGCTGTTATTGCTCTGGATATTCATCCGTCTCAAACGACCGTCGCAGTTACAGACCTGGGCGGCAAAATTGTGGCGCAGAACGTTGTTGCGCTTCCGATTGATCCGAAGAAAGCGATTGCCTCGATCGTTGCCGCGATCCACAAGCTGATCGCGAACCATTCGGACAAGTCGTTCGATGGGGTTGGAATCAGCCTGCCTGGACGCGCCGATCCGCAACTGGAAAAGCCGATCTTCGCGCCAAACCTGAATTGGCCGGTGCAGAGCATTAAGTCTAAGATTCATCGTTCGACCGGGCTACGCGTGGAGATGGATAACGTGGCCAATGCCTGTGCGCTCTCGGAGGTGTGGTTTGGGGACAGCGACGGCTTGCAGGACCTTGTGGTGGTTAACGTCTCCGAAGGTATCGGTACAGGTATTTTTTCGAACGGGCGCCTGCTCCGCGGTTCCAATGGCATGGCGGGCGAGTTCGGCCATATCGAGATGGAGCGAGACGGGCTTCTGTGTGGTTGCGGCGGGCACGGCTGCTGGGAGACGGTCGCTTCAAACAGGGCAGGGCTGCGTTACTACCAGGAGATGAGCGGCAGGCGCGCGCCGGCAAGCTTTGCGGCGCTGGTGAAGCTGGCGCAGGCCGAAGATCCGGATGCGGTGAAGGCGCTCGAGAAGATGTCCGTGTTTCTGGGACGCGGTCTGCGCATGATCGCCTCGGCGCTGGCCCCGAGCGAGATTGTTATCGTCGGCGACATTACGGCTGCCTGGCATGTCTTTGGCCCGAAGATTGAAGCGGAGTTGAAACAGAATGCCTTTTCGAAGGCTCCAAGGTTGCGGCCTTCGTTTGAGGGCAATACCGCGCGACTGCGCAGCGCAGTCGCTCTTGTCATGAACCAGGGTCTTGCCTGA